From a single Leptospira neocaledonica genomic region:
- a CDS encoding glutamate ligase domain-containing protein: MSIPDFLEFGSKLTNLEKTRNFNVFGNYSLDPFRNLIDSHGWRDRKKERFRISVVGTNGKGSVSHFLAGSFSNLGYKTGLYTSPHLLDPKERIRLGPNFDPVKEEDLKEISNILFAESNSEELSFLSWFEWFTLGSFVLFEKKDIAVQVYEAGLGGRLDATKLAEADIVVLCAIGEDHKAVLGNTKEAILKEKLGIVSERTKIVFALEPEASLLKILKKFCSEKELELHLFPSLLEGKSYLDHNQEYVKFIVRNLQEYISKKLPSLEKVEQTNSKPLALPPGRLETVSDSPLIVFDPAHNPDAIRVTLASLPSAFPGKRFSIIAGFLPDKEGESMAEKLLEYTKTQKSNLYFLDSKEFKLPEGYGSYSIPPEKLSEILKTSDATEGFLVLGSFRLYSYIKTDI; the protein is encoded by the coding sequence ATGTCTATTCCAGATTTTTTAGAATTCGGATCCAAATTAACCAATTTAGAAAAGACCAGGAATTTTAACGTATTTGGAAATTATTCTCTTGATCCGTTCCGTAATCTGATCGATTCCCATGGATGGAGAGATCGAAAAAAAGAAAGGTTTAGGATCTCAGTAGTCGGGACAAATGGAAAAGGTTCCGTTTCCCATTTTTTAGCGGGAAGTTTTTCGAATCTAGGATACAAGACAGGTCTTTATACTTCTCCTCATCTACTCGATCCGAAAGAAAGGATCAGACTCGGCCCGAATTTCGATCCGGTAAAAGAAGAAGATCTAAAAGAGATCTCTAATATACTATTTGCGGAAAGTAACTCGGAAGAGCTTTCCTTTCTCTCCTGGTTTGAATGGTTTACCCTAGGATCTTTCGTTTTATTCGAAAAGAAGGATATTGCAGTCCAAGTATACGAGGCAGGATTAGGAGGAAGACTGGACGCGACCAAATTGGCAGAAGCGGACATAGTAGTTCTCTGCGCGATTGGAGAAGATCATAAGGCTGTCTTAGGAAATACAAAAGAAGCCATTTTGAAAGAAAAATTGGGAATCGTATCCGAAAGAACTAAAATTGTATTCGCATTAGAACCGGAGGCTTCTCTCTTAAAGATACTAAAAAAATTTTGTTCCGAAAAAGAACTAGAACTACATCTTTTTCCCTCTCTTCTCGAAGGAAAATCCTATCTAGATCATAATCAAGAATATGTGAAGTTTATCGTACGGAACTTACAGGAATATATTTCTAAAAAACTGCCTTCTTTGGAAAAAGTTGAACAAACAAACTCTAAACCTCTTGCCCTTCCACCTGGCAGATTAGAGACCGTATCCGATTCTCCTTTGATCGTATTCGATCCGGCTCATAATCCGGATGCAATTCGAGTTACACTTGCATCTTTACCTTCTGCATTTCCAGGCAAAAGATTCTCCATCATAGCAGGATTTTTACCCGACAAAGAGGGAGAATCCATGGCGGAAAAACTTTTGGAATATACAAAAACTCAAAAATCGAATTTGTATTTTTTAGATTCTAAAGAATTTAAACTTCCGGAAGGATACGGATCTTATTCTATCCCTCCGGAAAAACTTTCAGAAATTCTAAAAACATCAGATGCTACGGAAGGGTTCCTGGTCTTAGGAAGTTTTAGATTATATTCTTATATCAAAACAGATATTTAA
- the aroE gene encoding shikimate dehydrogenase, protein MKIFRDSSKYFGIVGQPLSHTLSPLLHSSWYEDLSLDCGYLVFPVETLEKKELLSLSKFGIKGLSVTIPHKENAFLLADKTDETSQAVRASNTLVFENGSISAHNTDGIGAVRSIQESFPESLKGKVLLIGSGGSARGISFTLLKEAGVQDLTIAARNPKTSEELIGLLSNVSSAKIRSVDLNEVQKSFSEYSLIIHTTPLGMKGKDPGPAIPESYFVEGQVVFDIVYNPLETPLVLGAKKKGANIVPGTEMLLYQAVEQFRLFTGVNLSPDLIEKGRSRLLKALGYV, encoded by the coding sequence TTGAAAATCTTTCGAGACAGCTCAAAATACTTCGGAATCGTTGGCCAGCCTTTATCTCATACCTTGTCGCCCCTATTACATAGCTCTTGGTATGAGGACCTAAGTCTGGACTGCGGATATTTGGTTTTTCCTGTGGAAACTTTGGAAAAAAAGGAACTTCTTTCTTTGTCCAAGTTCGGGATCAAAGGTTTGTCAGTCACCATCCCTCATAAAGAAAATGCGTTCCTTCTCGCAGACAAAACAGACGAAACCTCCCAAGCAGTGAGAGCAAGTAACACTTTAGTTTTTGAGAACGGATCGATTAGCGCGCATAATACGGACGGAATCGGTGCTGTCCGCTCTATCCAAGAATCTTTTCCGGAAAGTTTAAAAGGAAAAGTTCTATTGATCGGAAGCGGCGGAAGTGCTCGAGGAATTTCTTTCACATTATTGAAAGAAGCTGGAGTACAAGATCTTACCATCGCCGCAAGAAATCCCAAAACTTCGGAAGAATTAATCGGATTACTTTCCAATGTTTCTTCTGCGAAGATCCGATCCGTCGACCTAAACGAAGTACAAAAGAGTTTTTCAGAATATTCGCTCATCATTCATACGACCCCTCTCGGAATGAAAGGGAAAGATCCGGGACCTGCAATCCCAGAGTCCTATTTTGTCGAAGGACAGGTAGTATTCGATATAGTTTACAATCCATTGGAAACTCCTTTGGTTTTAGGAGCTAAGAAGAAGGGTGCGAATATTGTGCCGGGAACAGAGATGTTACTCTACCAAGCAGTCGAACAATTCAGATTATTTACAGGCGTAAACTTAAGCCCCGACCTGATAGAAAAAGGAAGATCTCGGCTATTAAAAGCGCTTGGATACGTCTGA
- a CDS encoding glycosyltransferase family 2 protein, translated as MMLPISACIITLNEEDNIERCLSSLDFVNEIIVLDSGSKDRTETIAKQKGAKVVLRKFDDYVSQKNHVISLAVSPWILTLDADEELSPGLKEEIKNLFKNGEPEEDGFLIPRLTMYMGKWIRHGGWYPNYRARLFLRSKGKFVGGKVHEAVELSGKRKKLKHPVFHYSYENLFDHVTFINRYSELAAAEKFGKGKRSGLVLALLEAGYKSFWMYFVRLGFLDGRRGLILAIMGFYYNFLKYTKVFEMSLAEKQKTDN; from the coding sequence TTGATGTTACCAATCTCAGCCTGTATCATCACATTAAACGAAGAAGATAATATCGAAAGATGTCTATCTTCTCTTGATTTCGTAAACGAGATCATAGTATTGGATTCAGGTTCCAAGGACAGAACGGAAACTATCGCAAAACAAAAGGGAGCCAAAGTGGTTCTCCGAAAATTCGACGATTATGTTTCCCAGAAAAACCATGTAATTTCTTTAGCAGTGAGCCCTTGGATATTAACCTTGGATGCAGACGAAGAACTTTCTCCAGGCCTAAAGGAAGAAATTAAAAACTTATTCAAGAATGGAGAACCGGAAGAAGACGGTTTCCTGATCCCAAGACTTACTATGTATATGGGAAAATGGATCCGACACGGGGGCTGGTATCCGAATTATAGAGCCAGACTATTCTTAAGATCCAAAGGAAAATTCGTAGGCGGAAAGGTCCACGAAGCAGTGGAATTATCAGGAAAGAGGAAGAAATTAAAACATCCAGTATTCCATTATTCCTACGAAAACCTATTCGATCATGTAACATTTATCAATCGATATTCCGAACTTGCCGCAGCTGAAAAATTCGGAAAAGGAAAGAGATCAGGTTTGGTCTTAGCTCTTTTAGAAGCAGGATACAAATCCTTTTGGATGTATTTTGTAAGACTAGGATTTTTGGACGGCAGAAGAGGACTGATCCTTGCCATTATGGGATTCTATTATAATTTTCTAAAATACACCAAAGTGTTTGAAATGTCTTTGGCGGAAAAACAAAAGACTGATAACTGA
- a CDS encoding histidine kinase — MGQEIRDISDNIRLTVEDGRILSLKTHRITRSVEEHIQQAIELILDKVTYPTLVPTIYTIVKELSINACKANQKRIFFEEKGYDIENPIQYKRGVSEYRELFSESMAEEYGNKSKKKGYFCLITFDYSMDGIRVEVTNNTPVTIEEEKSLREKLEKGMQYGDIAQFYLDNADNTEGAGLGLALILIMLKGEGIDPSYFRIIIRKDVTIARLEVPLSSNFKSVRDQDFSRA; from the coding sequence ATGGGTCAGGAAATCCGGGATATATCAGACAATATCCGGCTTACGGTGGAGGACGGAAGAATCCTCTCTCTAAAGACCCATCGAATCACCAGATCGGTCGAGGAACATATCCAACAGGCGATCGAGCTCATCTTGGATAAAGTCACTTATCCCACCCTTGTTCCAACGATTTACACTATCGTAAAAGAATTATCGATCAATGCCTGCAAGGCAAATCAAAAAAGGATCTTCTTCGAGGAAAAAGGCTACGATATAGAAAATCCGATCCAATACAAAAGAGGAGTCTCCGAATATAGGGAATTATTCTCCGAAAGTATGGCGGAAGAATACGGAAACAAATCCAAAAAGAAGGGATATTTCTGTCTGATCACCTTCGACTATTCCATGGACGGAATTCGGGTCGAAGTTACAAACAATACACCGGTCACAATAGAAGAAGAAAAATCTCTCCGCGAAAAATTAGAAAAAGGAATGCAGTACGGAGACATCGCTCAATTCTATTTGGATAACGCTGACAATACGGAAGGAGCCGGATTGGGACTCGCACTTATTTTAATCATGCTGAAAGGAGAAGGAATCGATCCTTCCTATTTCAGGATTATCATCCGCAAAGACGTAACTATTGCCAGATTAGAAGTTCCTCTTTCGTCTAATTTTAAATCCGTCAGAGACCAGGATTTTTCCCGCGCTTGA
- a CDS encoding S1 RNA-binding domain-containing protein, translating into MNENQKELFQKLLDESFRKKAALEPGAKVSALVTSSKSDYVFIKIQGAGLSGIIAADEFTEAPKQGETIEAYFLQESSGDQYFTTCLNGDTISKDMVSVAHNAEIPVLGHIIGENEAGVEVKLGELTGFCPFSQLDPELKKQNNGVGKRVRFLISEVGNKGKIIVSQKKIADKEREAKISVLKGELKPGMFVTCKVKSVHNFGLIVEADGLTALVPASEATFKKGADLSKEFHPGQVLRAKVLKLDWEEEKHSFTVKDFLKDPWAQNVPFKEGDLVTGTVESVKPFGVFVKLNEHFSGLVPNRETGLQNRTPAAQHFKIGDSVSAFVTEVNPTKRQISLSLVKAKEVQERLDYSGYLSEETSSTGSFGAILAKSLNKGQKKG; encoded by the coding sequence ATGAACGAAAATCAAAAAGAACTGTTTCAAAAATTACTGGACGAAAGTTTCAGAAAAAAAGCGGCCTTAGAGCCTGGAGCAAAAGTTTCTGCGTTAGTCACCAGTTCCAAATCGGATTATGTTTTTATAAAGATCCAGGGAGCAGGGCTCTCCGGTATTATCGCTGCCGATGAATTTACGGAAGCTCCAAAACAGGGAGAGACCATCGAGGCATATTTTTTACAGGAATCTTCTGGAGATCAATACTTCACCACTTGTCTGAACGGAGACACTATTTCCAAAGATATGGTATCCGTGGCTCATAATGCCGAAATTCCTGTATTAGGTCATATCATCGGAGAGAATGAAGCGGGCGTAGAAGTCAAGTTAGGCGAACTCACGGGTTTCTGTCCATTCTCTCAATTGGACCCAGAACTGAAAAAACAGAATAATGGAGTAGGCAAAAGGGTTCGTTTTTTGATCTCAGAAGTGGGAAATAAGGGAAAGATCATCGTTTCCCAAAAGAAGATCGCAGACAAAGAAAGAGAGGCTAAAATTTCAGTTCTGAAAGGGGAATTGAAGCCTGGAATGTTCGTCACCTGCAAGGTCAAATCCGTTCATAATTTCGGATTGATCGTAGAAGCGGATGGACTGACCGCACTAGTTCCAGCTTCCGAGGCGACTTTCAAAAAGGGAGCGGATCTCTCTAAAGAATTCCATCCAGGACAAGTGCTTAGAGCCAAGGTCCTAAAATTAGATTGGGAAGAAGAAAAGCACAGCTTTACGGTTAAGGATTTTCTAAAAGATCCTTGGGCACAAAATGTTCCATTCAAAGAAGGGGACTTAGTCACAGGAACTGTGGAAAGTGTAAAACCTTTCGGAGTATTCGTAAAATTGAATGAACATTTTTCCGGACTGGTTCCCAACAGAGAAACAGGATTACAAAATCGTACACCTGCAGCACAACATTTCAAAATTGGTGATTCGGTTTCCGCATTCGTAACAGAAGTGAATCCTACAAAAAGACAAATTTCACTTTCTCTTGTGAAAGCGAAAGAAGTTCAGGAAAGATTAGATTATAGTGGATATCTTTCCGAGGAAACTTCTTCTACCGGATCTTTCGGCGCTATTCTTGCAAAATCCTTAAACAAGGGACAGAAAAAGGGATAA
- a CDS encoding tRNA (cytidine(34)-2'-O)-methyltransferase: MALRIALYRPEIPPNTGNIARLCVALGAELHIVGEPAFELSEKAARRAGLDYWDKLKLTLHPSWESFSKSLYSGSKLYLISTKGKISYTTPQYGENDVFLFGNETSGLPQEIFQSEIPNGILRIPMEEDCRCLNLSNAVAVIAYEALRQIRRW, translated from the coding sequence ATGGCTCTTCGGATAGCGCTGTATAGACCGGAGATACCGCCCAATACGGGAAATATTGCCCGACTATGCGTCGCTCTAGGAGCGGAGTTGCATATCGTAGGAGAACCTGCCTTCGAGTTGTCTGAAAAAGCAGCAAGAAGAGCAGGGTTAGATTATTGGGATAAACTAAAATTGACCCTTCATCCTAGTTGGGAAAGTTTCTCAAAATCCTTATACTCCGGTTCCAAATTATATTTAATATCCACTAAGGGTAAAATTTCTTATACAACTCCTCAATACGGGGAGAATGACGTATTTTTGTTCGGAAACGAAACCTCAGGATTACCTCAGGAAATTTTTCAATCAGAGATCCCTAATGGTATCCTTAGGATCCCTATGGAAGAAGATTGCAGGTGTTTGAATTTGAGTAACGCAGTCGCGGTAATCGCATACGAGGCATTACGCCAAATTCGTCGTTGGTGA
- a CDS encoding ATP-binding protein produces MGMSFSLGEIQARIRELLANGLTGNSQDFHAWIRMDTLRKFREEPSFAPDWVSQVLDELVVSGEAAKSKLDPREYTLSAESPLRKKTSKNEEYLLLGRTEFQPMQYVRSRMESFLRGNGINEDMIVDLTIGSIEAVENAVKYGDGGNVEVAYTIEKSGIFKIRLVNNLRELNIEEDIERGKFSSTATLMRGMMVMQKLFDKMDLEILEDKRQALFMAEKILPK; encoded by the coding sequence ATGGGAATGTCCTTTTCCCTAGGAGAGATACAAGCCCGCATAAGGGAACTCCTAGCAAACGGTTTAACAGGTAATTCCCAGGATTTCCATGCGTGGATCCGTATGGACACTCTTCGAAAATTCAGAGAAGAGCCTTCCTTCGCACCGGATTGGGTTTCCCAAGTTCTAGACGAGTTGGTTGTTTCGGGAGAAGCAGCAAAAAGTAAATTAGATCCCAGAGAATATACTCTCTCTGCAGAATCACCTCTTCGCAAAAAAACTTCCAAAAACGAAGAATACCTTCTACTCGGCCGTACCGAATTCCAACCGATGCAATATGTACGAAGCAGAATGGAATCTTTCCTGAGAGGCAACGGAATAAACGAGGACATGATCGTGGACTTGACGATCGGTTCCATCGAAGCAGTGGAGAATGCCGTCAAATATGGTGACGGTGGAAATGTAGAAGTTGCCTATACAATCGAAAAAAGTGGAATTTTTAAGATCCGACTGGTGAACAACCTAAGAGAATTGAATATCGAAGAAGATATAGAAAGAGGGAAATTTTCTTCCACAGCCACTCTCATGAGAGGGATGATGGTTATGCAAAAATTATTCGATAAAATGGATCTGGAAATCTTAGAGGATAAAAGACAGGCCTTATTTATGGCCGAAAAAATCCTTCCAAAGTAA
- the uvrB gene encoding excinuclease ABC subunit UvrB, producing the protein MSSIFKIHSNYKAAGDQVQAIEKIGQAFQKGQDKVTLVGVTGSGKTFTMAQVIANMGLPTLVLSHNKTLAAQLFREFKEFFPENAVEYFVSYYDYYQPEAYVPSSDTFIEKDMSMNEEIDKLRLRATSSLLERDDVVIVSSVSCIYGLGSPEEYVNSVVALTKGDIIDRDQVIRKLLHIQYNRNDTDFSRGNFRVRGDSIEVYPAYHTDAFRIEFFGDEVDSISRIHPVTAQVIAKQEKCFIYPAKHFIMSPPLIKDAVKRIKDEMAEQEIKFTKENKFLEAQRIVSRTNYDMEMLQEMGYCNGIENYSRHLTGRKEGERPACLIDYFRGDFLLIVDESHVTIPQVGGMYAGDKARKQTLVDFGFRLPSALDNRPLNFTEFESLTPKTLYVSATPAEYELEKSKTRVEQIIRPTGLLDPNVEVRPTKNQVEDLLVEIRKRIDLGERVLVTTLTKKMSEDLADYYKEIGLKVSYLHSEIETLERIEIIRDLRKGIYDVLIGINLLREGLDIPEVSLVAILDADKEGFLRNYKSLIQTIGRAARNINGTAVLYADKMTDSMTRAIEETKRRRTIQEEHNLKYRISPQTIKKEIADMIERTEKELAPEEYAAEEINKKFREKNFSSKEEMKEKIREEMLKAAKELDFERAALLRDKMLTIKVNPTEEK; encoded by the coding sequence ATGTCTTCAATTTTTAAAATTCATTCCAACTACAAAGCAGCCGGGGACCAAGTCCAGGCCATAGAAAAAATAGGCCAAGCATTTCAAAAGGGCCAAGATAAGGTCACCCTTGTCGGTGTAACCGGTTCTGGTAAAACATTCACCATGGCACAGGTGATTGCTAATATGGGACTTCCTACCTTGGTTCTGTCGCATAACAAAACCTTGGCGGCACAATTATTTCGCGAGTTTAAAGAGTTTTTCCCGGAGAATGCCGTGGAATATTTCGTTTCTTATTACGATTACTACCAACCTGAGGCTTACGTACCTTCTTCCGATACGTTTATCGAAAAGGATATGTCCATGAACGAAGAGATAGATAAACTACGGCTCCGAGCCACTTCTTCTCTATTGGAAAGAGACGATGTGGTTATTGTAAGTTCAGTCTCCTGTATTTACGGTTTAGGATCCCCCGAAGAATATGTGAACTCTGTTGTTGCTTTGACAAAAGGAGATATCATAGATAGAGACCAGGTTATTCGTAAATTACTTCATATTCAATATAATCGAAATGATACGGATTTTTCTCGGGGTAATTTTAGGGTAAGAGGAGATTCTATCGAAGTTTACCCTGCTTACCATACAGATGCTTTTCGGATCGAATTTTTCGGAGATGAGGTGGATTCGATTTCAAGAATTCATCCGGTTACCGCCCAAGTGATTGCAAAACAGGAAAAATGTTTTATCTATCCTGCAAAACATTTCATCATGTCTCCTCCTTTGATAAAGGACGCTGTCAAAAGAATCAAAGATGAAATGGCGGAACAAGAGATCAAGTTTACCAAAGAGAATAAATTTTTAGAAGCACAGCGTATCGTATCCAGAACGAATTATGATATGGAAATGTTACAAGAGATGGGCTATTGTAACGGGATCGAAAATTATTCCCGTCACCTTACGGGAAGAAAAGAAGGAGAAAGACCTGCCTGTCTTATCGACTATTTCCGTGGGGATTTTTTACTTATAGTGGACGAGTCTCACGTTACGATTCCTCAAGTAGGGGGGATGTATGCAGGCGATAAAGCTCGCAAACAAACTCTGGTGGATTTCGGATTCAGATTACCTTCTGCACTTGATAACCGACCTTTGAACTTTACGGAATTTGAATCTTTAACTCCTAAAACTCTTTATGTATCCGCAACACCTGCTGAATACGAATTGGAGAAGAGTAAAACAAGAGTTGAACAGATCATTCGTCCTACTGGACTTTTGGATCCGAATGTAGAAGTCCGACCTACTAAAAACCAAGTAGAGGATCTTTTGGTAGAGATCCGAAAAAGGATAGATCTTGGAGAGAGGGTTCTTGTCACTACATTGACTAAGAAGATGTCCGAAGATTTAGCGGATTATTATAAAGAAATCGGACTTAAAGTTTCTTATCTACATTCAGAGATAGAAACCTTAGAAAGGATAGAAATTATCCGGGATTTGAGAAAGGGAATTTATGATGTTCTAATAGGGATCAATCTTCTTAGAGAAGGTTTGGATATCCCAGAAGTTTCTCTCGTTGCCATTTTGGATGCGGACAAGGAAGGGTTTTTGAGAAATTATAAATCCTTAATACAAACGATCGGTCGGGCTGCTAGGAATATCAACGGAACTGCGGTTTTATATGCGGATAAGATGACAGATTCTATGACCAGGGCCATAGAAGAGACTAAAAGAAGACGAACGATCCAGGAAGAACATAACCTGAAATACAGGATCTCTCCTCAAACGATCAAAAAGGAAATTGCCGATATGATCGAAAGAACAGAGAAAGAACTGGCTCCTGAAGAATACGCAGCAGAAGAGATCAATAAGAAGTTCAGAGAGAAAAACTTCTCTTCTAAAGAAGAAATGAAAGAGAAGATCAGAGAAGAAATGTTAAAAGCGGCCAAGGAATTGGATTTCGAAAGAGCAGCTTTGCTTAGAGACAAAATGCTTACTATCAAAGTGAATCCCACAGAGGAAAAATGA
- a CDS encoding rhomboid family intramembrane serine protease: MRLDITLITIIVTGIISLYTLYVDQNLLDKLILRPFRDSKEGNYYTLATSGFVHADFTHLLFNMLTLYFFGRHVDMVLGPLGFMGLYLASILIANLVSFQKNKADVNYASLGASGGTSGIVFASILFYPYSKIFFFFIPIPIPGPLYAILYLGYSYYASKNRQDGINHDAHFYGALTGLAVAILVQPQSLITFVQYVLGSFI; this comes from the coding sequence ATGAGATTAGACATCACACTTATCACTATAATAGTTACTGGGATTATCAGCCTTTACACATTATATGTAGACCAAAATCTTTTGGACAAACTGATTCTCAGGCCTTTCAGAGATTCTAAAGAAGGGAATTATTATACCTTAGCTACGAGTGGATTTGTTCACGCGGATTTTACTCATCTATTATTTAATATGCTAACACTGTACTTCTTCGGAAGGCATGTGGATATGGTGCTCGGACCTTTGGGATTTATGGGGTTATACTTGGCGAGTATCCTGATCGCAAATCTGGTTTCTTTCCAGAAAAATAAAGCAGATGTGAATTATGCAAGTCTTGGAGCTTCCGGTGGAACTTCCGGAATCGTATTTGCTTCTATCTTATTCTATCCGTACTCTAAAATTTTCTTTTTCTTTATACCGATCCCGATTCCGGGACCTCTATATGCGATCTTGTATTTGGGATATTCTTATTATGCTTCTAAGAACAGGCAGGATGGGATCAATCACGACGCACATTTTTATGGAGCGCTAACTGGACTTGCGGTTGCCATTTTAGTACAACCGCAATCTTTGATTACGTTTGTCCAATACGTGTTAGGCTCATTTATATGA
- the cutA gene encoding divalent-cation tolerance protein CutA: MSSSQEILVFTTLADRDLAEEYIAEMLQLGIIVSGTIFPEVALLYQWEGKLTIDSENKILLKAKADKYAAIEEYIIKKHPYLAPEIIKMDVSFGSDKFKAFIKDKIAKGG, translated from the coding sequence ATGTCTTCATCTCAAGAAATTTTAGTCTTCACTACTCTGGCGGATCGCGATCTAGCGGAAGAGTATATTGCTGAAATGCTCCAGTTAGGCATCATAGTGAGCGGTACCATTTTTCCGGAAGTAGCCCTTTTGTATCAATGGGAAGGAAAACTCACAATTGATTCGGAAAATAAAATTCTTCTAAAAGCAAAGGCGGACAAATACGCAGCAATCGAAGAATATATTATAAAAAAACATCCTTATCTCGCTCCTGAGATCATCAAAATGGATGTAAGCTTCGGTTCAGATAAGTTTAAGGCTTTTATAAAGGACAAAATCGCGAAAGGGGGTTAA
- a CDS encoding LIC_10730 family protein — MKIKLGILLFFFILNCFFAVDWSSNESGKVRGKGSVEDFPEPENANLSKQELSKRHPKGGFKSREEQELFDMMISAGSDQNTARNCAAKYGTCKSQCWTQYPIPKVETVFTAVTVDRKREDCIARCSNLCDDYTPSSSRGSMPNSGKGNYSDPNAPRY; from the coding sequence ATGAAAATTAAACTCGGAATATTACTATTCTTCTTTATTCTAAACTGCTTTTTCGCAGTAGATTGGAGCTCCAACGAATCGGGTAAAGTAAGAGGAAAAGGTTCTGTGGAAGATTTTCCCGAGCCTGAAAATGCCAACCTAAGTAAACAGGAACTTTCTAAAAGGCACCCAAAGGGAGGCTTCAAGTCCAGAGAAGAGCAGGAACTTTTCGATATGATGATCTCCGCAGGATCCGATCAAAACACTGCTCGCAACTGTGCCGCCAAATACGGTACCTGTAAAAGCCAATGTTGGACCCAATATCCAATTCCTAAAGTAGAGACCGTTTTTACAGCAGTCACAGTTGACCGTAAGAGGGAAGATTGTATCGCAAGATGCAGTAATCTTTGTGATGATTATACCCCTTCCTCTTCCAGAGGTTCTATGCCGAACTCGGGTAAAGGAAATTATTCGGATCCGAACGCTCCCAGATACTAA
- a CDS encoding serine hydrolase domain-containing protein has translation MGGLLVSSFFSSISVKRFFLLSLVILFLSNCSALDWGWVKLPSGLAWDQNETLDRNPVEGFRVEFPEELGLDSRPLVELSKKLRKEKTEVRSLLILKEGNLVFERYAGGISRNHNHNMYSVTKSVVSMLLGICYTNDCGVDLEDSLSSAESSLPGLLPSELKGKESIRLKDVLRMSSGMAWDSFPKKEDIRTDADPLAIAWTPAVSFAPGTKFEYSNGDTQLAAGYLEAKTGKTLYEYSKNTAFSWLGFKGEEWNTSKSGRQTAGFGLRLRPIDMAKLGQLYLDGGKWQGRQILKPEWIALTLEPGVEKRYGLQFWIHEFEGKPSFMANGKGGQFIYVIPHRKIVLVMTSAIWDKAPDLVLTAALDAIKASLISTDKIPSPDREEALLRELKISARTSLDPKLKEGADETRIAAEPGMKQNHP, from the coding sequence ATGGGGGGTCTTTTAGTGAGTAGTTTTTTTTCTAGTATATCAGTAAAACGTTTCTTTCTTCTCTCCTTAGTTATCCTTTTTCTTTCCAATTGTAGCGCCCTAGACTGGGGCTGGGTCAAACTCCCTTCCGGACTTGCCTGGGATCAAAACGAGACCTTAGATAGAAACCCTGTAGAAGGCTTCCGAGTTGAATTTCCGGAAGAATTGGGACTGGATTCCAGACCTTTGGTGGAACTTTCTAAAAAACTTAGAAAAGAAAAAACAGAGGTACGTTCTCTTCTCATCTTAAAAGAAGGAAACCTGGTATTTGAAAGATACGCCGGCGGAATCTCTCGAAATCATAATCATAATATGTATTCTGTGACCAAGTCGGTCGTCTCTATGCTATTAGGGATTTGTTATACGAACGATTGTGGAGTGGATTTGGAGGATAGTCTTTCCTCAGCGGAGTCTAGTTTGCCGGGACTTCTTCCTTCGGAATTAAAAGGAAAAGAATCTATCCGACTTAAAGACGTATTACGTATGAGTTCCGGAATGGCCTGGGATTCTTTTCCTAAAAAGGAAGATATTAGGACGGACGCAGACCCACTTGCAATCGCTTGGACTCCCGCCGTTTCTTTTGCTCCGGGAACTAAATTCGAATATTCTAATGGAGATACTCAGCTAGCTGCAGGTTATCTGGAAGCTAAAACTGGAAAAACCTTATACGAATATTCTAAGAACACTGCATTCTCTTGGTTAGGTTTTAAGGGAGAAGAATGGAATACCTCGAAATCCGGAAGACAAACTGCCGGTTTCGGACTTCGTTTGAGACCTATCGATATGGCTAAGTTAGGACAACTCTATCTGGATGGAGGAAAATGGCAAGGCCGTCAGATTTTAAAACCTGAGTGGATCGCTTTAACTCTGGAGCCAGGTGTTGAAAAACGATATGGACTCCAATTTTGGATCCATGAATTCGAAGGAAAACCTAGCTTCATGGCAAATGGTAAGGGGGGACAATTCATCTATGTGATCCCTCATCGTAAGATCGTTCTAGTGATGACCAGCGCCATTTGGGACAAGGCACCTGACCTAGTTTTAACCGCCGCTTTGGATGCGATTAAGGCTTCTTTAATATCTACGGATAAGATCCCTTCTCCTGACAGGGAAGAAGCGCTTCTCAGAGAACTGAAAATATCTGCTAGAACTTCTTTGGACCCTAAGCTTAAAGAAGGAGCGGATGAAACAAGGATTGCAGCAGAACCAGGGATGAAACAAAATCATCCTTAA